A window of Chitinophagales bacterium contains these coding sequences:
- a CDS encoding cold shock domain-containing protein, whose product MAKSRETFNKKNKEQKKQKQRKDKQEKMEERKLNAKKGKSLEDMMAYVDENGNITDSPPDPRSRKVINVEDIQIGIPAGNERDDSRSGVVQFFNDEKGFGFILDGLNKERIFFHNSGLLEAVQANDKVQYELQAGERGWVAVDVKKLAK is encoded by the coding sequence ATGGCAAAATCAAGGGAAACATTCAACAAAAAGAACAAAGAACAGAAAAAGCAAAAGCAACGCAAAGACAAGCAGGAAAAGATGGAAGAGCGTAAGCTGAATGCGAAAAAAGGCAAAAGCCTGGAAGATATGATGGCCTATGTTGACGAAAATGGCAATATCACCGACTCCCCTCCCGATCCCAGAAGCCGAAAGGTCATCAATGTAGAAGATATCCAGATCGGTATCCCCGCCGGTAACGAAAGGGACGACTCACGCTCAGGTGTCGTACAATTCTTTAATGATGAAAAAGGATTTGGGTTCATTCTGGATGGCTTAAACAAAGAAAGGATCTTCTTTCACAACAGCGGACTGCTGGAAGCCGTTCAGGCCAATGACAAAGTGCAGTATGAATTGCAGGCTGGTGAACGTGGCTGGGTAGCAGTTGATGTAAAGAAGTTGGCCAAATAA
- a CDS encoding RNA polymerase sigma-70 factor, whose translation MELEKDTTASLLMRKDPAAFEQVFKQYYKNLHAYAFTMLKDNDQAEEMVQQVYFKLWDRSENLNLTGSVQAYLYKAVYHECLNYIKHQKVRSDHQLRVAYSLKNQSDNAAKKVIAKELEGRLRSALNELPEQCRTIFQMSRFEELKYKEIADRLNISIKTVENQMGKALKILRTNLADCLTVLLILILPS comes from the coding sequence ATGGAATTGGAAAAGGATACCACCGCCTCCCTACTCATGAGGAAGGACCCGGCTGCCTTTGAACAGGTTTTTAAACAATACTATAAAAACCTGCATGCCTATGCTTTCACTATGCTGAAGGACAATGACCAGGCGGAGGAAATGGTACAACAGGTTTACTTCAAACTCTGGGACCGGTCCGAAAACCTGAATCTCACCGGCAGCGTTCAAGCCTACCTCTACAAAGCTGTCTACCATGAGTGCCTGAATTATATCAAACATCAAAAAGTGCGGTCCGATCATCAACTCCGAGTCGCCTACAGCCTGAAAAATCAAAGCGATAACGCAGCTAAAAAGGTCATTGCCAAAGAATTGGAAGGCCGCCTGCGCAGCGCCCTGAATGAACTTCCGGAACAATGCCGGACCATCTTTCAAATGAGCCGCTTTGAAGAACTGAAGTATAAAGAAATTGCCGACCGGTTGAATATTTCCATCAAAACCGTAGAAAACCAAATGGGCAAAGCCCTGAAAATATTAAGAACCAACCTAGCCGACTGCCTGACCGTTTTACTAATCCTGATCTTGCCATCTTAA
- a CDS encoding ketoacyl-ACP synthase III, with protein MPRSVITGSGCYIPTLTRTNQDFSQQPFYAEGQVLPIPSADIVRKFRMITGIEERRYVTPEQLASGIGTLAARNALTDSGVDPESIDQLIVAHNFGNVLPDTIQSASVPSLACIIKHELGIRNPGCIAYDVLFGCPGWLQGIIQADAFFKAGIAKKALIIGTETLSRVIDPFDRDSMIFSDGAGAVVLEYKEDSPTQQGILSASVQTHSLDEVEYINMGSSAQPGSDPHVRYIKMKGRKVYEYALLHVPAAMKDCIDKSGVDIRDIKKIFIHQANEKMDEAIIQRLYQLYDIPVPADVMPMSIKWLGNSSVATIPTLYDLVRKDQLAPHSLTPGDVILFASVGAGMNINAVCYRY; from the coding sequence ATGCCTCGCTCTGTGATAACCGGCTCAGGATGCTATATTCCTACACTGACCAGGACTAATCAGGATTTTTCCCAACAGCCTTTTTATGCCGAAGGGCAGGTTTTGCCCATTCCCTCTGCTGATATCGTCCGGAAATTCCGGATGATCACGGGTATTGAGGAAAGAAGATATGTTACCCCCGAACAGTTGGCTTCGGGTATTGGGACATTGGCGGCCAGGAATGCCCTGACCGATAGTGGTGTTGATCCGGAATCCATCGACCAATTGATCGTGGCGCATAATTTTGGGAATGTCCTACCCGATACGATCCAGTCTGCCTCTGTGCCATCGCTGGCCTGTATCATCAAGCACGAGTTAGGTATTCGCAATCCTGGCTGCATTGCCTATGATGTATTGTTTGGATGTCCGGGCTGGCTACAAGGAATCATTCAGGCCGATGCCTTCTTTAAGGCGGGGATTGCCAAAAAAGCCCTGATCATTGGCACCGAAACGCTTTCGCGGGTGATCGATCCATTTGACCGGGACAGCATGATCTTTAGTGATGGCGCCGGCGCGGTGGTGTTGGAATACAAGGAGGATAGTCCCACTCAGCAAGGTATTCTATCTGCCAGTGTACAAACACATTCCCTCGACGAAGTGGAATATATCAATATGGGAAGTTCCGCACAGCCGGGAAGTGATCCTCATGTGCGGTATATAAAAATGAAAGGACGAAAGGTGTATGAGTATGCCCTTTTGCATGTACCGGCGGCGATGAAGGATTGTATTGATAAAAGTGGCGTAGATATCCGCGATATCAAAAAGATATTTATCCATCAGGCCAATGAAAAAATGGATGAGGCTATTATTCAGCGGCTCTATCAATTATACGATATACCGGTACCAGCCGATGTGATGCCGATGAGTATTAAATGGCTTGGTAACAGTTCGGTGGCTACGATACCCACATTGTACGACCTGGTACGCAAGGACCAATTGGCCCCTCATTCACTTACGCCAGGCGATGTGATATTGTTTGCCTCGGTAGGGGCCGGGATGAATATCAATGCGGTTTGTTACCGGTATTGA
- a CDS encoding short-chain dehydrogenase produces the protein MTNELIEQFILANNRKNKMLCIHFKNRESINGVFIFTNDYEELKKKNFWRIVAEGRKDEWQSTKKLACSRLFSGTEFTRLTEAS, from the coding sequence ATGACGAACGAACTTATCGAACAATTCATTCTCGCCAACAACCGGAAGAATAAAATGTTGTGCATTCATTTTAAAAACCGGGAATCGATCAACGGAGTCTTCATCTTCACTAACGATTACGAAGAACTCAAAAAGAAGAATTTTTGGCGCATTGTGGCCGAAGGCCGCAAGGACGAATGGCAAAGCACCAAAAAGCTCGCCTGCAGCCGCCTCTTCAGCGGCACGGAATTTACCCGGCTGACCGAGGCTTCATAA
- a CDS encoding DoxX family protein — MKKLSWLFRIAAAVILFQTLYFKFTGHPESVDLFTKLGVEPWGRIGTGVIELIAGVLLLIPSTVIFGAVLGIGLMGGAILSHLLVIGIESKGDGGQLFILAIVTLVCCSITAYIFRKEGLKYFKK; from the coding sequence ATGAAAAAACTTTCCTGGCTGTTCCGGATCGCGGCGGCTGTCATTCTGTTTCAAACCCTGTATTTCAAATTTACCGGTCACCCGGAGAGTGTTGACCTTTTTACCAAATTGGGGGTAGAACCCTGGGGACGGATCGGCACGGGGGTCATTGAATTGATTGCCGGGGTACTCCTGCTTATTCCTTCTACGGTTATTTTCGGCGCCGTATTAGGCATCGGACTGATGGGCGGAGCCATTCTTTCGCATCTTCTTGTGATCGGTATCGAAAGCAAGGGAGATGGCGGACAATTGTTCATCCTGGCCATTGTGACCCTGGTTTGCTGCAGTATTACCGCCTATATTTTCAGGAAAGAAGGGTTGAAGTATTTTAAGAAATAG
- a CDS encoding STN domain-containing protein gives MECLLHIRPNKPVKAILIILAIAFSATVSTAQLLSKPISLNIKNQRLDNVLEIISNKGDFYFSYNSSIINKDSLVNLSISNRSVKEVLSLLFNNSYEFKESGNFIIIKKAPIRMTMVTKVEEKEDRIFTISGFVYNENNGLAIRDASVYEKKLLVAALTNHEGYFKLRFKSSKASAIELYVSKEFYADTMIKLSPRHTQEVTITMIPSTDAEENTTVTPLDYLIPDSLQATKIIPTDSLSYADLGKVERTGMGKFLLTSGQKIQSLNLKKFFTERPFQVSLIPGLSSHGKLSSQVINKFSLNVLGGYTAGTQGIELGGIFNIDKKDVHFFQGAGVFNIVGGEVRGMQLAGVHNTNLGSTFGFQAAGVSNYVRGAFKGFQVGGVYNHVNDSVRGWQAAGVGNYARNTVKGVQLGGVFNFSNRSMNGVQIAGVINYAKRLKGVQFGLINIVDSSDGYSIGLINIVLNGYHKLSITANDMTDVNAAFKTGNSKFYSILQAGMRSDDKNKLFAFGYGLGSDLPFNKKKTLFFNPEVISQYLYAGSWDNINLLNRAQLNLNLKINKFISIYGGPALNVLFSKQTTGVAGYKYPIIPTYARTYDFGPFVNGWLGWNVGVNFF, from the coding sequence ATGGAATGTCTTCTCCATATCCGGCCAAATAAGCCCGTCAAAGCTATTTTGATCATCCTGGCTATCGCCTTTAGCGCTACGGTAAGTACCGCCCAGTTGCTGTCAAAACCTATATCGCTGAACATCAAGAACCAGCGTCTTGATAACGTCCTCGAGATCATCAGCAACAAAGGCGATTTCTACTTCTCCTATAATTCCAGCATCATCAATAAAGACAGCCTGGTCAATTTATCCATTTCCAACAGATCGGTAAAAGAAGTTCTTTCCCTTTTATTCAATAACTCCTACGAGTTTAAGGAAAGTGGCAATTTCATCATCATCAAGAAAGCCCCGATCCGGATGACGATGGTAACAAAAGTGGAAGAAAAAGAAGACCGGATCTTTACCATCTCCGGTTTTGTGTACAACGAAAATAACGGTCTCGCCATTCGTGATGCGAGTGTGTATGAGAAAAAACTTCTTGTGGCCGCATTGACCAATCACGAAGGGTATTTTAAACTCAGGTTTAAAAGCAGCAAGGCCTCAGCGATCGAATTATATGTGAGCAAGGAATTCTATGCGGATACCATGATCAAACTCTCTCCGCGTCATACCCAGGAGGTAACCATTACCATGATTCCTTCTACAGATGCCGAGGAAAACACGACTGTTACCCCATTGGATTATCTGATACCCGATTCGCTGCAGGCCACTAAGATCATTCCCACTGATTCGCTCTCGTATGCGGACCTGGGAAAAGTGGAGCGCACAGGCATGGGGAAATTCCTGCTTACCTCTGGTCAAAAGATCCAAAGTCTCAACCTGAAAAAGTTCTTTACCGAAAGACCCTTCCAGGTTTCCCTGATACCCGGGTTAAGTTCACACGGCAAACTAAGTTCACAGGTCATCAATAAATTTTCGCTGAATGTATTGGGTGGCTATACGGCTGGCACACAGGGTATCGAATTAGGGGGGATTTTTAATATTGATAAAAAAGATGTTCATTTCTTCCAGGGCGCTGGTGTATTCAATATCGTAGGCGGTGAGGTCAGAGGTATGCAGCTTGCCGGGGTTCACAATACCAATCTGGGTTCCACCTTTGGCTTTCAGGCTGCCGGTGTGAGTAACTATGTAAGAGGCGCTTTCAAAGGTTTTCAGGTGGGTGGTGTGTACAACCATGTCAATGATAGTGTTCGTGGCTGGCAGGCCGCAGGTGTAGGCAACTATGCCCGCAATACTGTAAAGGGTGTACAACTTGGTGGCGTATTTAATTTCAGCAACCGGAGTATGAACGGAGTGCAGATCGCCGGGGTGATCAACTATGCCAAAAGATTAAAAGGGGTACAGTTTGGCCTTATCAATATTGTCGATTCCTCAGACGGCTATAGCATCGGATTGATCAATATTGTGCTCAATGGCTACCACAAACTCAGCATCACCGCCAATGATATGACGGATGTGAACGCCGCCTTTAAAACCGGGAATTCGAAATTTTACAGCATCCTGCAGGCGGGTATGCGATCAGATGACAAGAATAAACTCTTTGCCTTTGGGTATGGATTGGGAAGTGATTTGCCATTTAATAAAAAGAAAACATTGTTCTTCAATCCCGAGGTCATCTCTCAATATCTCTATGCCGGTAGTTGGGATAATATCAATTTGCTAAACCGCGCACAGTTAAACCTCAATCTCAAGATCAATAAATTCATCTCCATCTATGGAGGCCCCGCACTGAATGTTCTTTTCTCCAAACAAACCACCGGAGTCGCCGGATACAAGTATCCCATAATTCCCACCTATGCCAGGACCTACGACTTTGGGCCCTTTGTGAATGGCTGGTTGGGGTGGAATGTGGGAGTTAACTTCTTCTGA
- a CDS encoding nuclear transport factor 2 family protein gives MRKTILFALVAIGCLNSCNDKPADKPAGEVEKKTASMELLPMVVTEPIKAAFEAFSKKDVDGFTAGLAEDVRYFWSSGDSLIGKQAVKDYYSRRFALLDTITFTDHIFVPLQMYEPQSANVPTGKWILHWANAHATYKNSKHINFWVHQVNHYNEAGMIDYQDQYLDRSQIAAATAGMK, from the coding sequence ATGCGTAAAACGATCTTGTTTGCCCTGGTGGCTATTGGCTGCCTGAACTCCTGTAACGACAAACCGGCTGATAAACCCGCCGGAGAAGTGGAGAAAAAAACTGCTTCGATGGAACTGCTGCCCATGGTGGTGACCGAGCCCATAAAGGCAGCCTTTGAAGCTTTTTCGAAAAAGGATGTGGATGGATTTACCGCCGGACTGGCAGAGGATGTCCGTTATTTCTGGTCATCGGGCGACAGCCTGATCGGCAAGCAGGCGGTAAAGGATTATTATTCCAGGCGCTTTGCCCTCCTTGACACGATCACCTTTACCGACCATATTTTTGTTCCCCTGCAAATGTATGAACCCCAGTCAGCCAATGTCCCAACCGGAAAATGGATACTTCATTGGGCCAATGCACATGCTACCTATAAGAACAGCAAGCATATTAATTTCTGGGTACACCAGGTCAACCACTATAATGAGGCCGGTATGATCGATTACCAGGATCAGTATCTTGACCGGAGCCAGATCGCAGCAGCTACGGCCGGTATGAAGTAA
- a CDS encoding DUF4082 domain-containing protein: protein MKKATILSLALSLVFLSCKKEKTEDPPPDNIETPLKTAVEAKTPADTIYSQANSPANFGFKFYSNTAGTIRKLGCRMPAAGAYTVTLWDFATGASLAQTTVTVTDAGQFAYSAITPVVAITENTRYVISVNNTIGGVGKPYFQLFKKPNTAINIYPFIKGRITIEAPLYKGGATPVMPNQNNASDLPFMRGVADIEIDFLM from the coding sequence ATGAAAAAAGCTACCATTCTATCCCTGGCGCTGAGCCTGGTATTTTTGTCCTGCAAAAAGGAAAAGACTGAGGATCCACCACCGGATAACATTGAAACGCCATTGAAAACCGCCGTTGAGGCCAAAACACCGGCGGATACGATCTATTCGCAAGCAAACTCTCCAGCGAACTTTGGTTTTAAGTTTTATAGCAATACGGCAGGTACGATCCGCAAACTGGGCTGTCGTATGCCAGCGGCCGGAGCTTATACCGTCACCCTCTGGGATTTTGCTACCGGTGCCTCCCTGGCACAAACAACTGTAACGGTAACCGATGCAGGGCAATTTGCTTACTCGGCAATAACCCCCGTGGTGGCAATTACTGAAAACACGCGTTATGTGATCTCGGTAAACAATACAATTGGAGGCGTGGGAAAACCCTATTTCCAACTGTTCAAGAAACCGAATACGGCCATCAATATTTACCCCTTTATCAAAGGACGCATCACTATCGAGGCGCCTCTGTACAAAGGCGGTGCCACACCTGTGATGCCCAATCAAAACAATGCTTCCGATTTACCCTTTATGCGTGGAGTAGCTGATATAGAGATTGATTTTCTGATGTAA
- a CDS encoding TonB-dependent receptor, with protein MKFLILPLILALSITVQAQQLQQLRGTVTDQALKEPLSGATISLNEQQHTTSDASGNFRFKDLAPGNYTLRITYAGFKEIVLDNITVNSGKETILTITLEAEVKSMEEVIVKANGKKNRPLNDMSVVSARAFTVEETQRYAAAVNDPLRMATAFPGVMANDDGNNNIIIRGNSPTGLLWRMEGMDIPSPNHFSQPGLSGGGISILSSQLLSNSDFITGAFAAEYGNALSGVFDIKLRKGNDEKREYSLQAGVLGLNAAMEGPFSKKYKGSYLINYRYSTLTLLNKVGVLPDDNVTNFQDLSFNIYLPTKKAGNFSVFGFGGLSDQYYDPGKDSSKWETRRDRYLADFVSNTGMAGITHSLLVGKNLKINSAVGVSGTRISYDEDFTEDDLTLRKTYFEKMTTKNILFNTKLDYKFSNRLLLRAGFINKQINYQFYRLSSAHDDEPLEVLLNSKGQTSTQQAFLQWQYKWSNDLSLQAGLHYLHLAHNGSEAVEPRLSAKWNINNKNSLALAYGLHSQIQTLNVYFAERTLGAGGVDMPNKNLGFTKAHHYVLSYGFRPAAKLQIKTELYYQQLFDVPVAAHDSSTLSSLNVEYEYVTDPMVNEGKGRNYGIEISIERYLHNNFYLTLSNSLYQSKYTALDGVERNTRFNGNYITTLITGKDFYNERKQKTLGINLKTIVAGGLRTTPIDLAASQQAGYTVYKEKQAYSQQNPAYFRTDLRISMKWNRRKHTTTLSLDIQNVTNRLNLFSQYFDKEENQIKNLYQTGMIPILNYKIEF; from the coding sequence ATGAAATTTTTGATTTTGCCCCTTATCCTGGCCTTATCCATTACCGTACAGGCACAACAGCTTCAGCAGCTTAGAGGCACTGTTACCGATCAGGCCCTGAAAGAGCCGCTTTCCGGCGCCACCATTTCCCTGAATGAACAGCAACATACTACCAGTGATGCCTCTGGGAACTTTCGTTTCAAGGACCTGGCCCCGGGGAATTACACTCTTCGGATCACTTATGCTGGTTTTAAAGAAATCGTTTTAGACAATATCACTGTCAACTCAGGAAAAGAAACCATTCTGACCATCACACTGGAAGCCGAGGTCAAGAGCATGGAGGAGGTGATCGTAAAAGCCAATGGCAAAAAGAACCGGCCCCTGAATGATATGAGTGTGGTGAGTGCCCGGGCCTTTACGGTGGAAGAAACACAACGATATGCCGCCGCGGTAAATGATCCCTTGCGCATGGCTACCGCCTTTCCTGGTGTAATGGCGAATGACGACGGCAATAACAATATCATCATCCGGGGTAATTCACCTACAGGCCTCCTGTGGAGAATGGAAGGCATGGATATTCCATCCCCCAACCATTTTAGCCAGCCCGGGTTAAGCGGGGGTGGTATCTCCATCCTGAGTTCGCAACTCCTGTCCAATTCCGATTTCATTACAGGTGCATTTGCTGCTGAATATGGAAATGCCCTGAGTGGGGTATTTGACATAAAATTGCGCAAGGGCAATGATGAGAAAAGAGAATACTCCTTACAGGCTGGAGTACTGGGTTTGAATGCAGCGATGGAAGGACCTTTCTCCAAAAAATACAAAGGTTCCTATCTCATCAACTACCGGTATTCAACGCTGACCCTGCTCAACAAAGTAGGTGTGTTACCCGATGACAATGTGACGAACTTCCAGGACCTGTCCTTTAATATCTATCTCCCCACCAAAAAAGCCGGAAACTTTAGCGTCTTTGGTTTTGGCGGATTGAGTGACCAGTACTATGATCCCGGAAAGGACTCTTCCAAATGGGAAACGCGTCGTGACCGCTACCTGGCCGACTTTGTCTCCAATACCGGTATGGCTGGTATCACTCACTCCTTACTGGTAGGGAAAAACCTAAAGATCAACTCAGCCGTTGGTGTTTCCGGTACCCGCATCAGCTATGATGAAGATTTTACAGAAGATGATCTGACATTGCGTAAGACCTACTTTGAAAAAATGACCACAAAAAATATCCTGTTTAATACTAAACTGGACTATAAATTCAGCAACAGGCTACTCTTGCGGGCAGGGTTTATCAATAAACAGATTAACTATCAATTCTACCGTTTATCATCGGCACATGATGATGAGCCACTGGAAGTTCTACTCAACAGCAAAGGGCAAACCTCCACCCAACAAGCCTTTCTGCAATGGCAATACAAATGGTCAAATGACCTGAGCTTACAGGCCGGATTGCATTACCTCCATTTGGCACACAACGGAAGTGAGGCCGTAGAACCCAGGCTCTCCGCCAAATGGAATATCAACAATAAAAACAGTCTGGCGCTTGCCTATGGTCTACACAGCCAGATACAGACACTAAATGTGTATTTCGCTGAGCGTACATTAGGTGCAGGAGGGGTTGACATGCCAAATAAAAACTTAGGTTTCACCAAGGCCCATCACTATGTGTTATCCTATGGTTTTCGTCCGGCGGCCAAACTCCAAATAAAAACAGAATTGTACTATCAACAATTATTCGATGTACCCGTGGCCGCACATGATAGCAGTACCCTTTCTTCGCTGAATGTGGAATATGAATATGTGACAGACCCGATGGTGAACGAAGGTAAGGGGCGGAACTATGGGATAGAGATCTCGATTGAACGGTATCTCCATAACAATTTTTACCTCACGCTGAGTAATTCATTGTACCAATCCAAATACACGGCATTGGATGGAGTAGAACGAAATACCCGTTTCAATGGAAACTACATTACTACCCTGATCACCGGAAAAGATTTTTACAATGAACGAAAGCAAAAGACATTGGGAATAAATCTTAAAACCATTGTAGCGGGTGGATTACGCACCACGCCCATTGATCTGGCTGCTTCACAGCAAGCTGGCTATACGGTGTACAAAGAAAAACAAGCCTACAGCCAGCAAAACCCGGCTTATTTCCGGACTGACCTGCGGATCAGTATGAAGTGGAACCGGAGAAAACATACAACTACCTTATCGCTGGATATTCAGAATGTCACCAATCGCCTGAACCTGTTCAGCCAGTATTTTGATAAGGAGGAAAATCAGATCAAGAATCTGTACCAAACAGGTATGATCCCGATCCTTAACTATAAAATTGAATTCTGA
- a CDS encoding RNA-binding protein: protein MNMYVSNLGFHVQEEDLKKLFSAFGEVTSAKIITNRDTGQSRGFGFVEMTSDDDANKAMAALNNKELEGRAISISVARERENRTQRGGSGGGRW, encoded by the coding sequence ATGAACATGTATGTATCTAACCTGGGCTTTCATGTGCAGGAAGAGGACCTAAAAAAATTATTCAGCGCTTTTGGCGAAGTAACTTCTGCCAAGATCATCACCAATCGGGATACCGGTCAAAGCCGTGGATTTGGTTTTGTGGAAATGACCTCCGATGACGACGCCAACAAGGCAATGGCTGCCCTGAACAACAAAGAACTGGAAGGACGCGCGATCTCCATCAGCGTGGCCCGTGAAAGAGAAAACCGTACGCAACGCGGTGGTAGTGGCGGTGGTCGTTGGTAA
- a CDS encoding DoxX family protein, which yields MRKLFKRITAPIHLPFWWQDLILSLPRIAAGYLMTVEFGAPKFGLPWSESDRNLGFFEVAYWFPEDVSAYGGIFKAFPVFFAWMGAFSEGIGGIAWILGFQTRIFSFLLVCTMAVAAFAQQWGNGLWSMLPALGFLCLALQLMIMGSGRFGLDYLLYKKLKP from the coding sequence ATGCGAAAACTTTTTAAACGAATCACTGCCCCGATCCATCTTCCTTTTTGGTGGCAGGACCTGATCCTCAGCCTCCCACGCATTGCCGCCGGCTACCTGATGACCGTAGAATTCGGAGCCCCAAAATTTGGTCTCCCCTGGAGCGAATCCGACCGTAACCTGGGTTTCTTTGAGGTAGCCTACTGGTTTCCGGAAGACGTCAGCGCCTATGGCGGGATCTTCAAGGCCTTCCCCGTTTTCTTTGCCTGGATGGGTGCCTTTAGCGAAGGCATCGGCGGAATTGCCTGGATACTGGGGTTCCAAACCCGTATTTTCTCCTTTCTCCTGGTATGTACCATGGCCGTGGCCGCCTTTGCCCAACAATGGGGCAATGGCCTGTGGTCCATGCTGCCCGCCCTCGGCTTTCTATGTCTTGCCCTTCAACTCATGATCATGGGTAGTGGCCGATTTGGTCTCGATTATCTTCTTTACAAAAAACTAAAACCATGA
- a CDS encoding FecR domain-containing protein: MILETNFNHITDELLVKYLLDEASPEERQQVSTWIADKKENQQYFDQFKTIWDAAQTLAVTAEVDEDKAWQKLQHRIKKNDYAETTNYADETNEADSSPSLKSDKSVKSVFSRVAASIILIAGIGLIGYLLINKNQVQQLALNSGNEVKIDTLSDGSIITLNKASSLSYPSKFKGDKRAVALKGEAFFNITPDKKKPFIISVDSIEVTVVGTSFNIKAEKESTEIIVETGIVRVTTSGQSVELRAGERIVFNSGGTIAKEKVSDKLYNYYRSKEFVCDNTPLWKLVEVIRQAYQTDIVIGREELRNLPMNATFNNESLEQVLKVISLTFDIKVTKEENRIILE, encoded by the coding sequence ATGATCCTGGAGACAAATTTCAACCATATCACCGATGAACTGCTGGTAAAATACCTGCTGGATGAGGCATCACCCGAAGAACGCCAGCAAGTATCCACCTGGATCGCCGATAAAAAGGAAAACCAGCAATACTTTGACCAGTTCAAAACCATTTGGGATGCCGCCCAAACATTGGCCGTTACTGCCGAAGTTGATGAAGATAAAGCATGGCAGAAACTACAACATCGGATTAAAAAGAATGATTACGCGGAAACCACGAATTACGCAGATGAGACGAATGAGGCAGATTCATCTCCATCCTTGAAATCCGACAAATCCGTGAAATCCGTTTTTTCCAGGGTAGCAGCATCCATAATTCTCATAGCCGGCATAGGGTTAATTGGATATTTGCTGATCAATAAAAATCAGGTTCAACAACTGGCACTCAACTCTGGCAATGAAGTTAAGATTGATACCCTCTCAGACGGCTCCATCATCACCCTGAACAAAGCTTCTTCACTCTCCTATCCTTCCAAATTCAAGGGAGATAAAAGAGCGGTTGCGCTGAAAGGCGAAGCCTTTTTCAATATCACTCCCGATAAGAAAAAACCCTTTATCATTTCCGTTGATAGTATTGAAGTGACCGTAGTAGGTACCTCTTTTAATATCAAAGCGGAAAAAGAAAGTACCGAGATCATTGTAGAAACAGGCATAGTACGTGTAACTACATCGGGCCAGTCGGTCGAGTTGCGTGCGGGAGAGAGGATCGTTTTTAACTCGGGAGGAACCATTGCAAAAGAAAAGGTATCCGACAAACTCTATAACTATTACCGTAGCAAGGAATTTGTATGTGACAATACCCCGCTCTGGAAACTGGTAGAAGTGATTCGGCAAGCCTATCAAACTGATATCGTGATCGGGCGTGAAGAACTGCGTAACCTCCCCATGAACGCCACCTTTAATAATGAATCCCTGGAACAAGTACTCAAAGTTATCAGCCTGACCTTTGATATCAAGGTCACCAAGGAAGAAAACAGGATCATCCTCGAATAA